The DNA sequence CCGGTGGCGATGCCGGCCGCCGCCGTACGCAGCACGACCTTGATCACGGTCCGCCACTTCGGCACGCCGAGAGCGTACGACGCCTCGCGCAGCTCGTTCGGCACCAGCTTGAGCATCTCCTCGACCGACCGCACCACGACCGGGATCATGAGTACGGACAGCGCGACGGCGCCGCCGATGCCGAACCGGACGCCCGGCCCGAAGAAGATCGAGAAGAGGGCGAAGGCGAACAGGCCGGCCACGATCGACGGGATACCGGTCATCACGTCGACCAGCAGGGTGACCGCCCGGGCGAGCCGGCCGCGGCCGTACTCGACGAGGTAGACGGCGCACATGACGCCGATCGGCACCGAGATGACGGCGGCCGCGAGGGTGATCAGCAGGGTGCCGACGATGGCGTGCTGGGCACCACCGCCGGGGCCGACGACGCCGCGCATGTCGCTGGTGAGGAACTGCCAGTCGAACCGGCCGATGCCGTTGTCGGCGACCGTCCAGAGCAGCGACAGCAGCGGCAGGATGGCCAGCGAGAACGCGACCGACACGGCGATCGTGACGAGCCGGTCCCTGGCCTTGCGGGAGCCCTCGACGACGTGCGACAGCACCGGGAGGGCGATCGCCAGCAGCGCGATCCCGAGCAGGGCCGACGGGAACGCCGCCCAGCCGAGCACGGTGTAACCGGCCACGCCGACGAGGGCGCTGACCGCGACGACCGTCCACGGCACCCAGCGGGGCAGGTTGCCGCTGGTGAGGGAGACGGTCTTTCCGGCCGGTGCCGCCGGGGTCGTCTTCGTCAGGGTCATGCGTTCGCTCCCGAGAATTCCCGGCGCCGCGCGACGATCGCCCGCGCCGCGTAGTTGACGACGAAGGTGACGGCGAACAGCACCAGACCGGAGGCGATGAGCGCGTTGACCGCCAGGCCGCTGGCCTCCGGGAAGTCCAGGGCGATGTTGGCGGCGATGGTGCTGCTGTTGACCGTGCCGATCAGGTTGACCGAGACGACGTTGTAGGCGGACAGCACCATGGCGACGGCCATGGTCTCGCCGAGGGCGCGGCCGAGGCCGAGCATGCTGCCGCTGACGACGCCGGAGCGGCCGAACGGCAGGACGGTCTGGCGGATCATCTCCCAGCGGGTGGCGCCCAGCGCCAGCGACGCCTCTTCGAGCAGCCGGGGCGTCTGCAGGAACACCTCCCGATTGACCGCCGTCATGATCGGCAGGATCATGACGGCGAGGACGAGGCCGGCGGTGAGCATCGTCCGGCCGGTCGTGGAGGCCGGGCCGGAGAACAGCGGGATGAAGCCGAGGTTCTCCTCCAGCCACCGGAAGCTCGGCACCATCGCAGGGGCGAGGAAGTAGATGCCCCACAGGCCGTAGACGACGCTGGGTACGGCGGCGAGCAGGTCGACGAGATAGCCCAGGCCGGACGCGACCCGCCGCGGTGCGTAGTGCGAGATGAACAGCGCGATGCCGATCGACAGCGGGAACGCGACCAGCAGCGCGATGACGGCGGCCAGCACCGTGCCGAACAGCAGCGGGCCGACGAAGGCGAGGAAGCCCTCACCGCCGGGCAGGTCCTCGCCGTCGGCGACCAGCGCCGGGAAACCCTCGAACAGCAGGAACGCGGCGACGGCGGCCAGGGTCACCAGGATGATGATCCCGGCGCTGGTCGCCGTCCCCGCGAAGATCCGGTCGCCGAGCCGGGCGCGGGAACCGCGCCAACCCGGCTTCTTGTCCCCGCCGGTGGGGGCTCCGCTCACGGCGGTGGCGGGTGATGTCACGGTGTGCGCCTCCTCGGACTTCTTCAGTGAGGGGCCCGGCGCGCGGAGCGGGTCCTACCGGCCGGATGGCCGGTAGGACCCGCGTCACTGCGTCCTGCCCTGGTGTTCGTGTTGATCAGCCAGCCGCGGTGATGGCGTCGATGGCGGCCTGGGCCTGGGTGCGGAGCTGGGCCGAGATCGGCGCGGAGCCGGCGTTCTGGGCGGCAGCCTGCTGGCCCGGCTCGCTGATCACGTAGGAGAGGAAGGCCTTGACCAGGTCGGCCTGCTCCTGGGTCGGGTAGCTGGTGCAGGCGAGCTGGTAGGAGACCAGCACGATCGGGTACACGCCGGCCTGGGTGGTGTCCCGCGGCAGGTCGATCGCGTAGCTGTGCGTCGAGGTACGGCCGTCGACCTTGGTGGCGGCGTCGACGACGGCGGCAGCGGCCTGCGCCGAGTACTCGACGAAGGTCTCGCCGACCTGGATGGCGGCGACACCGAGGCCGGTGGCCTGCGACGCGTCGATGTAGCCGATGGTGCCCTCACCACCGCGCAGCGCGGCGGCGACACCCTGGGTCTGCGCGGCGGCCTCACCACTCTGGTTCGGCCATTCGCCGGAGACCTCGTGCGGCCAGTCGTTCGGGGCGGCCTGCGAGAGGTAGTCGACGAAGTTCTCGGTGGTGCCGGACTCGTCGGAGCGGTGCACCGCGGTGATGTTGCTGTCCGGCAGGGTGGCGCCGGAGTTCAGCTCGGCGATCGCCGGGTCGTTCCACTTGGTGATCTTGTTGTCGAAGATCCGCGCGATGACCGACGCCGACAGGTTCAGCTTCGGCACGCTCGGCAGGTTGTAGGCGACCGCGATCGGGCTGATGTAGCCCGGGAACTCGATGAAGCCGTTGGGCCCGCACTTGGCCTGCGCCGCCGTCATCTCCTCGGGCTTGAGGTAGGCGTCGGAGCCGGCGAACTGCACGCCGCCCTCGATGAACGCCTTGCGGCCACCGCCGGACCCGATCGGGTCGTAGGTCACGGTGACGTCGGGGGCCTCGCTGGAGAAGCCCGCGATCCAGGCCTCCATCGCGGCACCCTGGGCCGAAGCGCCGGAGCCGGCGAGGCTGCCACTGAGCTCGGTGGTGGTGCCGGTGTCCGAGCCATTCTCCTCGGAGTCGCCGCTGCAGGCGGCCATGCCGAGGGCAAGCATGACGGCGACCGGCAGGGCGGCCAGCCGAAGGGTTCTGCGCTTCACGGTTTCATTGCCTCTCTGAGGTCGGGGTGGCGACGCCGCTGGCGGGTGCGTCTTTGTCGCGGGTCGCCGTCTCGAACGTCGTGGACGCTACGAGCCCTTGCTAAACGGGCGGGCGGACGATGGTGAACGTCAGGTGAACCAAACTTGTAACGTCACCCGGTTGCCGCGTCGCAGCAGACAGAGGGCGCAGCGAATGACAAACCACCGCATCAGGTATGAAAGGGGTGTTTCGCTGTGATTCAGGACAGCGGGTGGGGCTGGGTCGCGCGGGCGGCCTTCCAGCGCCGGGCCTGTTCGGCGGTCACGGTGTACGACACGCTGCCGGACCGCCCCGCGGCCGGCTGGGTGACCCGGCGCAACGGCAGGCCGAGCGCGGGATAGTCGTGGTAGGCCTTGACGATCCGGGTCAGGCCGGCCATCGCGCCGATGATCTTGTCGGCGGGGCTGCCCAGCCGGGCCGCTATCTCGGCGACCCGCAGGCGCTGGTCGGGCAGGTCGGAGAGCAGGTCGAGGATCGCGACCACGGTCTCGTGGGTGCGCGACCGACCCTGGGCGAACCGGCGCAGCTCCTCCACCGGCCACTCCCGGTCGTGCCGCGGGCCGGCGGGACGCGGGCGCGGCGCCGGCGGCGGAAGGGGCCGGTTGCGCTGGTCGAGGTCTTCGATGAGGCGGACGATGTGGTTGACGTACTCGGCGGGCACGGCGAGATGCACCAGGTCGGCGGAGCGCAGCCCCGCCTGCCCGGAAAGTGATCCACGTCGTCGGTTCATCTGCCCCGCCCCGATGGCTGTCCAATCGCGACCACGCGCCATCGCGCCGACATGGGGAGCCGGCGACACGGTCACGTGCGCGTCAAAGTATCACCGTCAGGTAACGCAAGATCATCTTTGCGTACGGAGGGGCGGCCAACCGGGGGCGGCGCGGCCGGTCAGGCGGCGGCGCGCAACCGGTCGTCGAGCGCGTCGAGGTCGGGTACGAACCAGACGTGGTCGGCCCGGTTCGACTCGTGTACCAGGGCCCGCAGCGCCGCGCTGGCCGCCAGGTGCCGGCTGATGTCGCCGACGACCACCAGCCGCAGCCGGTAGTTGACGAACTTCTGCATCACCTCGCCGGCGAACCGGGTGCCCAGCGAGAAGAAGTCGTCGTCGAGCCGGCTCGCGGGTACGGCCACCACCTCGGCTCCGGCGAACGCCGCGCCGATCAGGTCCAACGCGTCCTGCTCGGTGGCCACCGGCGGACCCGCCGGGTCGCAGACCAGCACCGGCACCCCGCCCAGTTCCCGCACCACGTCAGGCACCGTCCACCTCCCCGGCGAGCAGACCGTTGCCGTCGGCGAGCACGGCGTCGACCAGGCGCAGCAGTTCGGCGGTCTCGGCCGCACCGCCGAGTATGACGATCTTCATCCGGTTCCTCTCCCGGTCGTGGACGGTCTGTACGCGCAGCGGATGCGCGGGGTCGCCGGCATTGTTCGCGGCGGCCAGCACGAGCGTGCCCAGCCGGTCCGCGCCGGACTGGTCGACGCCGTCGACCTGCACGATGCTCGACACCTCCACCGGCGCGACGCGGGTGGGCGCGGCGGGTGGCGGCTGCCCGGTCAACACGTCGAGGTCGGCGCCGGCGATCCGGTACTGCTTGCCGATCCGCACCGCCCTGAGCCGGCCGGCACGGATGTAACCGCGCACGGTCCGTACGTGCAGGCCGAGACGGTCGGCCACCTGCTCCACCGAGTACATTTCGTTCCCCATCGCGCCCCACCTTACGTCAGATGGGGAACGATGGGGAAGGTGGCGTCAGGCGGCGAAGCGGTCGAGTGCCTGCCGCACGTGGTCACGGGTCGTGCCGGTGGGCAGATGCCCGGCCTCCTCGACGACGATCAACTCCGCGTCGGGCCAGGCCCCGGCGAGCTGCCAGGCGGTGTCGAGCGGGCCACCCAGGTCGACCCGGCCGTGGACCAGCACACCGGGAATCCCGGCCAGCCGGCCGGCGTCGCGGATCAGCGCCCCTCCTCCAGCCACGCGCCGTGCGCGAAGTAGTGCGAACAGATGCGTACGAACGCCAGCTTGGCGGCCGGCGGCCGGTCGCTGTACGGGTTGCTGGCGCCCTTCGTCTCGTTGGACACGGCGGCGTCCTCCCAGGCGAGCCAGTCGACGGTCGCCTTCTCCCGGACCGCGGCGTCGGGATGGTTCACCAGCCGGGCGTACGCCCCGACAAGATCGCCGTCGGCGGTCGTGCCGGACTCGGCGACGAACCGTTCCCACTGCTGCGGGTAGAAGCGGCCGACCCCCCGGTACAGCCAGTCGATCTCGAAACGGCGGGTCGTCGTCACGGCCGAGATGACGATCTCGGACACCCGCTCCGGATGCCGCTGCGCGTACGCCAGGATCAGCGTCGAACCCCACGAGCCGCCGTGCAGCAGCCACCGGTCGACGCCGAGGTGCTCCCGCAGCCGCTCCATGTCGGCGACCAGATGCCAGGTCGTGTTGGGCGCCAGGTCGGTGGCGGGATCGGCGGCGTGCGGTGTGCTGCGTCCGCAGCCACGCTGGTCGAACTGGACGATCCGGTAGCGGTCCGGGTCGAACAACTGCCGGGCGAGGGACCCGGACCCGGAGCCGGGCCCGCCGTGGACGACGACCGCGGGCCTGCCGTCCGGGTTCCCGCTGACCTCCCAGTAGACGAGGTTGCCGTCGCCGACGTCGAGCATCCCCGTCTCGTACGGCTCGATCGGCGGATACAGCTCTCCCATTTTCCGGCCTCCACGACGTCGACGGCGCTGACGTTCCCCGATCATCCGGACCCGGCGCGGGCACGCAAGTCGATTTACCGAACCTCCGCCGGGCGGCGGCCGGCCACGGGAACCGGCCGGCCGCCGTACGGGGTCAGCGCCGCTTCAGCACGAAGACACCCCACCCCAGGTACGGCCGCCCGTAGCGGACGTACTGCAGCGGGGCGGTGTCGAGTTCGGCCCGGAACGCACCGGCCAGCTCGTGGCCGGGGTTGGCGTCCAGCCATGTCCGCACCGTGAACCACTGCGCGGCCACGTACCGGTCCCAGCTGTCCTCGTCGGCGAGGACCATCTCGACCAGGTCCCAGCCGAGGTCGCCGAAGAGGCTGACCAGGCCCGGCAGGTCCCGGAAGTCGTCGCGGCTCGTGGCGTGGCAGCCTTCGACGGTCGCCTGGTCGGGCGGGTCCATCCGCCAGTACGGTTCGCCGACCAGCAGCAGCCCGCCCGGGGCCAGACTGCGTTCGAGCAGGGCGATGGTGCCGGCGACGCCGTCACCGATCCAGGTGGCGCCGACACACGCCGCGACGTCGACCGGCGTCGCGGCGACGTGGCCGGCGGGGCGTCGCCGTGCCGGAACGTCACCCGGTCGGCGACCCCCAGCTCGTCCGCCCGGGCCCGGGCGGCGGCGACGAACACGGTGCTGATGTCGACCCCGGCGCCGGTGACGCCGTGGTCACGGGCCCACTGGCACAGCATCTCGCCGCTGCCGCTGGCCAGGTCGAGCACGGTCGTCCCGGGCCGCAGCCCGATCGCCCGGCCGAGGATCGCGAACTTCTCCTCGGTGAACGGGTCGTGGATGCGGTGGTCGCGCTCGCGGATGGTGAAACTAGGTGGAAGGTCCACTTCTGGGGTTCCTCACGTCAGGGATGGTCAGCTGGTCGATCCGGGGCGACGCGACGGACACCGGCATGGTCCACCTCCCACGAGACATGAAGATCGCCAACCTAACCCCCGGCGTCGGCACCGTCGACCGGTTTTACGCCGGTTGCGCTGGCGGTGTCGGTCCGCAGCCGGGCGTGTACGTGCATGTCGTGCCAGCCGTCGGCGTGCAGCGTCGCGCCGCGCGCCGTCCCCTCCAGCCCGAACCCCGCCCGGCCGGCGACCCGGCACGACGCCAGGTTCCCGACCGAGTGCCGAAGCTCCAGCCGGTGCAGCCCGAGCGTGCCGAACGTCCAGGCCGCCATCGCCCGCGCCGCCCGACCGGCGACGCCGCCGCCCGCGCCGCCGGCAGCACCCAGTACGACAGCTGCGCCACCCCCTCCGACAGTGAGACGGTCCGCAGCCCGACCTGGCCGACCGGCGCGTCGCGCCCGTCGACGACCGCCCAGCTGGCGTCCGTCTCGTCCGCCCAGCGCCCGGCCCAGCCGGCGATCCACTCCCGTGCCTCGTCGTCGCTGTCGATCCGGCGGGCGTGCCAGCGCCGGATGACCGGACAGTCGAACGCGGCCCGTACGACCACGGCGTCGTCCACCCGCCACGGCCGCAACACCAGCCCGTCGTCCACGATGAGGTGGGGCTGCGCCAGCCCGCGCAGGGCACCGGCGGGCAACGCCGGGCCGGCAAGTGTCGGCATGGCCCCATCATCACCGATCTGATCGACGGTATGGTGCCCGGATGGCACGACTGTGGTTCGTCACCGGAGCGGGCCGGGGCCTGGGACGCGCGTTCGTCGAGGCCGCCCTCGCCCACGGCGACACCGTCGTGGCGACCGTACGCCGCGACGACGCCCTCGACGACGTCGCCGCACGCTTTCCGACCCTGCACCGCCGGCGGCTCGACGTCGCCGACCACGCCGCCGTCCGGTCCGTCGTCGACGAGGTGGCCCCCGGCGAGTGGGCCGAGCCGCCGCCGTCGGTGGCCGCCGAGGCGCTGCTCGCCCTCCTCGACCAGCCGGACCCGCCGCTGCGTACGGTGATCGGCAACGGCGCCCACGACATGGTCCGGCTGGCCCTGGAAGCCCGCCGCGACGACTACCTGAAGGACCCGGCGTTCACCTGGCCCGGCCCACCGGCCACCCCCGCCCGCCACTGACGACCGGCTATCGTCCGGGGCGGACCGGACGGCGAACGGGCGGCGGGAGTTCCGGATGGATGCGGCCAACGGATTCCTGACCTGCGACTTCCTGACCTGCGACGTCGGCCGCTACCGGCGGCACGGCCACGGCCCACCGGTCGTGATCCTCGGCAACCCGCAGGCCGACCCCGACTGGTGGACGCCACCGTTCGTCGCCGCCCTGGTCGACGCCGGGTACGAGGCCGTCACCTTCGTCCACACCGGCCCCGCGTACGCCCCCGCCGGCGTCGTACGGGACGTCGTCGCGTTCGTCGCACACCTGGCCGCCGGTCCGGTACGCCTGCTCGGCTGGTCACAGGGCGCGGCCATCGCCCAGGAGGTGGCGCTGCTGCGGCCCGACCTGGTCGAGGCGGCCGCGCTCGTCGCCACGTACGGCCGGCAGAACAGCGTCGACCGCATCCTCCAGGCCGCCTCGTCGGCCCTGGACGCGGCGGGCCCGGAACTCGACCCGGTACGGCTGGCGATGCTGCTGCTCACCAGCTACCCGCCCGCGGCGCTGGGCGACGACGCCTTCGTGGCCCCGATGGTCGACGCCGCCCGGGCCTGGTCGGTCCGGCCCGCCGAGCACCCCGAACCACGGCGGCGGTCCGCCGCGTTCATCACCGGATACCAGGAGCGGCTCGACGCGCTCACCGGCGTACGGGTCCCCTGCCTCGTCGTCGGCTTCGGCCAGGACGCGGACACCTTCGTCGTACGGGCCCGGGAGGTCGCCGAGGCGATCCCCGGCAGCCGGTACGTGGAACTGCCCGACGCCGGCCACCTGACCCCGGTGACCCAACCGCACCGGGTGATCGACCCCGTACTCGCCTTCTTCGCCGATCCGCGTCCCTGACCGCGGGCCCGGTCAGTCGGCCGGCTTCTTCCAGACCGAGACGTTACGCCGACCGCGTCGCCGCCGGGCTTGGCCCGCAGCCGGGCCACCATCGCGGGACATGTCGATGCCCGAAGTAGCCGTCTGCATCGTCCACCGGCGGACCGTACCCCGGCCCCCACGATGACGCCCGTGAGCTTCCGGTGGGCCGCCGCCCGGTCCGGGTCCGTGCGAGCATGGTCCGGTGACGATCGCCGACACCTACCGCCAGTTCGCCGCCCGGGAGGCGAGCGGCGAGTCGCCCACCTACGAGCGGCTCGCGTACGCGGTGTCCCGCGACGCCGAGATCCTGGCGCTGCTGGCCGGGCTGCCGCCGGGCAAGCGACAGCCGAACCTGATGTTCGCCGTCGTACGCCTGCTCGGCGGCCCGGTCGACGACCCGGCCGCGTTCCACGACTTCACGGTGGCGCACTGGCCGGCGGTGGCGGCGGAAATGCGCGACCGGGCCACGCAGACCAACGAGGCCGGGCGCTGCGCCGCCCTGCTGCCGGCGCTCGCCACACTGCCGCAGCCGCTGGCCCTGCTGGACGTGGGCGCGTCCGCCGGCCTGTGCCTCTACCCCGACCGGTACGCCTACCGCTACGGCGATCACGCCGTCGGATCCGGTACACCGGTGCTCGAGTGCGCCGCCACCGGCGTCCCCGTACCGTCCGTTCCACCGCAGGTGGTCTGGCGGGCGGGCCTGGACCTGAACCCGCTCGACGTGACCGACCCGGCCGACGTCGCCTGGCTGGAGGCACTGGTCTGGCCCGAGCACACGCACCGGCGGGCGCGGCTGCGCGACGCCGTGGCGGTCGCCCGGGCGGATCCGCCCCTGCTGGTGCGCGGCGACCTGCTGGACGACCTGCCGGCCCTGGCCGCGAAGGCCCCGGCCGACGCGACGCTCGTCGTCTTCCACACCTCCGTGCTCTACCAGGTGCCGGCCGCGCCCCGGGAACGCTTCGTCGAGACGGTGCGGACACTGCCCGGACACTGGATCAGCGTCGAGGCTCCCGACGTGGTGGGCTTCGACGATCTGCCCGCACCACCGGACGAGGCGCTGCACAACGTGCTGGCGCTGGACGGCAGGCCGCTCGCCTGGGTGCGGGGGCACGGGCAGTCGATCACCTGGTTCGGATGACGATGGCGGAGCCCACGGACGACGCTGCCCGGAACAGGCTGCGGCACGTGTACTGGATCGGCGGCGGCAGCGGCGCCGGCAAGTCGACCGTGGCCCGCCGGGTCGCCGACCGGCACGGGCTGCACCTGTACGCGACCGACGACGTCATGTCCGACCACGCCGGCCGCAGCACCGCGCAGGAGTGCCCGTACCTGCACGAGTTCATGGCGATGGACATGGACGAGCGGTGGGTGCGCCGCTCCCCCGAGGTCATGCTGGAGACGTTCCACTGGTTCCGGGGCGAGGGCTTCGCCCGCATCGTCGACGATTTGCTGCGGCTGCCGACCGAGCCCGGGATCCTGGTGGAAGGCTTCCGGCTGCTGCCGTACCTCGTACGGCCCCTGCTGGCCACACCCGCCCATGCCGTCTGGCTGCTGCCGTCGCCGGCGTTCCGGCGAGCCGCGTTCGCCGACCGGGGGTCACTGTGGACGATCGCCGGCCGGACCAGCGACCCGGAGCGGGCCCTGCGCAACCTGCTCGAACGCGACCGGTTGTTCACCCAACGGTTGCGGGCGGAGACCGGCATTCTCGGCCTGCCCGCCGTCGAGGTCGACAGCGCGACGACAGAAGACAAGCTGACCGAGCGGGTGACGCGGGCACTCGCACTCCGGTGATCCCGGGCGAGGTCACCCCGGACCGCGTACGCCCGTCCGGGCGGCCATGTCCGAGGTGAAGGCGACCACCACCTCGTCGGCGCCCAGCCACCACGTCTCCTCGGTGCTTTCCATCGCGGCGATGATCCAGACACTGCCGGCGGGGAAGGTCAGGTGCAGCGCGGCCGGGGCCTGGTGACCGAAGTCGGTGAGGTGGGGGTGCCAGATCAGCCGACTGTCCAGCACCGGGCCGGCCAGCAGCGGCGCCCACCGCGCATGGTCGTGCACCGTCCAGCGGAGCCCGTTACCGCCCTGCTCGTACACCGTGAGCTGGGAGGTCATCGGCGCGGCGTACAGGTGCAGACTGAAGTGGCCGAAGGGATTGTCCCAGACCGCCGAGTACGCGGCCCCGTCGTCGAGGAGCAACTCGACACCCATGACCGGACAGTGCCAGGTGTCGAAGTCCCATGTTGCGGGCGGGTGGTCCGTGTACAACCCGTAGTACGCCACTCCGGTGATGCGTCGACCGACCAGGGCCCTCGCGGTCGCGTCCAGTTCGACGGCCAGCCGCCTGTGGTCTTCGGACATCACCACATCATCCTCGCGGAGTGTGGGACGGAGAGTGCGCGACGGTCAGGAGATGGTTGCTGGCACCGAGCAGGCTCGGCTCGTCCTCCACCGCACGCATCATCTCCAGCAGCAGGTCGGTCAGCTCCGGGCTGGCCAGGATCTCCGGCAGTCGCGGCCCGGTCAGCCACAGCGGTCCCTCGACGGCGACCACGCGCCGTACGACCAGCCCCGC is a window from the Polymorphospora rubra genome containing:
- the pstA gene encoding phosphate ABC transporter permease PstA, with product MTLTKTTPAAPAGKTVSLTSGNLPRWVPWTVVAVSALVGVAGYTVLGWAAFPSALLGIALLAIALPVLSHVVEGSRKARDRLVTIAVSVAFSLAILPLLSLLWTVADNGIGRFDWQFLTSDMRGVVGPGGGAQHAIVGTLLITLAAAVISVPIGVMCAVYLVEYGRGRLARAVTLLVDVMTGIPSIVAGLFAFALFSIFFGPGVRFGIGGAVALSVLMIPVVVRSVEEMLKLVPNELREASYALGVPKWRTVIKVVLRTAAAGIATGVTIAIARVIGETAPLLIIAGSTTVLNTDLFDGRMSSLPIFTYYSYSIPGARAEFGVERAWAAALTLFIIVMALNLVARLISRYFSLSNSR
- the pstC gene encoding phosphate ABC transporter permease subunit PstC, coding for MTSPATAVSGAPTGGDKKPGWRGSRARLGDRIFAGTATSAGIIILVTLAAVAAFLLFEGFPALVADGEDLPGGEGFLAFVGPLLFGTVLAAVIALLVAFPLSIGIALFISHYAPRRVASGLGYLVDLLAAVPSVVYGLWGIYFLAPAMVPSFRWLEENLGFIPLFSGPASTTGRTMLTAGLVLAVMILPIMTAVNREVFLQTPRLLEEASLALGATRWEMIRQTVLPFGRSGVVSGSMLGLGRALGETMAVAMVLSAYNVVSVNLIGTVNSSTIAANIALDFPEASGLAVNALIASGLVLFAVTFVVNYAARAIVARRREFSGANA
- the pstS gene encoding phosphate ABC transporter substrate-binding protein PstS, translating into MKRRTLRLAALPVAVMLALGMAACSGDSEENGSDTGTTTELSGSLAGSGASAQGAAMEAWIAGFSSEAPDVTVTYDPIGSGGGRKAFIEGGVQFAGSDAYLKPEEMTAAQAKCGPNGFIEFPGYISPIAVAYNLPSVPKLNLSASVIARIFDNKITKWNDPAIAELNSGATLPDSNITAVHRSDESGTTENFVDYLSQAAPNDWPHEVSGEWPNQSGEAAAQTQGVAAALRGGEGTIGYIDASQATGLGVAAIQVGETFVEYSAQAAAAVVDAATKVDGRTSTHSYAIDLPRDTTQAGVYPIVLVSYQLACTSYPTQEQADLVKAFLSYVISEPGQQAAAQNAGSAPISAQLRTQAQAAIDAITAAG
- a CDS encoding DUF4180 domain-containing protein, which translates into the protein MPDVVRELGGVPVLVCDPAGPPVATEQDALDLIGAAFAGAEVVAVPASRLDDDFFSLGTRFAGEVMQKFVNYRLRLVVVGDISRHLAASAALRALVHESNRADHVWFVPDLDALDDRLRAAA
- a CDS encoding helix-turn-helix domain-containing protein; amino-acid sequence: MGNEMYSVEQVADRLGLHVRTVRGYIRAGRLRAVRIGKQYRIAGADLDVLTGQPPPAAPTRVAPVEVSSIVQVDGVDQSGADRLGTLVLAAANNAGDPAHPLRVQTVHDRERNRMKIVILGGAAETAELLRLVDAVLADGNGLLAGEVDGA
- a CDS encoding SDR family NAD(P)-dependent oxidoreductase, producing the protein MARLWFVTGAGRGLGRAFVEAALAHGDTVVATVRRDDALDDVAARFPTLHRRRLDVADHAAVRSVVDEVAPGEWAEPPPSVAAEALLALLDQPDPPLRTVIGNGAHDMVRLALEARRDDYLKDPAFTWPGPPATPARH
- a CDS encoding alpha/beta hydrolase, with the translated sequence MDAANGFLTCDFLTCDVGRYRRHGHGPPVVILGNPQADPDWWTPPFVAALVDAGYEAVTFVHTGPAYAPAGVVRDVVAFVAHLAAGPVRLLGWSQGAAIAQEVALLRPDLVEAAALVATYGRQNSVDRILQAASSALDAAGPELDPVRLAMLLLTSYPPAALGDDAFVAPMVDAARAWSVRPAEHPEPRRRSAAFITGYQERLDALTGVRVPCLVVGFGQDADTFVVRAREVAEAIPGSRYVELPDAGHLTPVTQPHRVIDPVLAFFADPRP
- a CDS encoding DUF2332 domain-containing protein, with product MTIADTYRQFAAREASGESPTYERLAYAVSRDAEILALLAGLPPGKRQPNLMFAVVRLLGGPVDDPAAFHDFTVAHWPAVAAEMRDRATQTNEAGRCAALLPALATLPQPLALLDVGASAGLCLYPDRYAYRYGDHAVGSGTPVLECAATGVPVPSVPPQVVWRAGLDLNPLDVTDPADVAWLEALVWPEHTHRRARLRDAVAVARADPPLLVRGDLLDDLPALAAKAPADATLVVFHTSVLYQVPAAPRERFVETVRTLPGHWISVEAPDVVGFDDLPAPPDEALHNVLALDGRPLAWVRGHGQSITWFG